In one window of Gemmatimonadetes bacterium SCN 70-22 DNA:
- a CDS encoding bifunctional 5,10-methylene-tetrahydrofolate dehydrogenase/5,10-methylene-tetrahydrofolate cyclohydrolase produces MSHDSTHQLAQRIDGVAVARAVREDVAREVAELKARGITPGLTVVIVGEDPASQSYVKSKEKASVEAGMKGETIRLPAETAQAELEALIDRLNADPTVHGILVQSPLPKHMDANTVVRRIAPHKDVDGFHPVNVGKLLIGEKDGFAPCTPAGVQELLVRYGISTSGKDVVVVGRSNIVGKPMASLLIQQGAGGDCTVTVCHSRTRDLAAHTRRADIVIAALGRPESITGDMIRPGAVVIDVGISRVDDPTDKRGYRIVGDVHFESASKVASHITPVPGGVGPMTIAMLLKNTVRAARQAAPAQPS; encoded by the coding sequence ATGTCGCACGATAGCACGCACCAGCTGGCGCAGCGCATCGATGGCGTGGCGGTGGCCCGCGCCGTTCGCGAGGACGTGGCGCGCGAAGTGGCCGAGCTCAAGGCCAGGGGAATCACGCCGGGACTGACGGTGGTGATCGTCGGCGAGGATCCGGCCAGCCAGTCGTACGTGAAGTCCAAGGAGAAGGCGAGCGTCGAGGCCGGGATGAAGGGGGAGACCATTCGCCTCCCCGCCGAGACGGCGCAGGCCGAGCTGGAGGCGCTCATCGATCGTCTCAACGCCGACCCGACGGTGCACGGCATCCTGGTGCAGAGCCCGCTCCCGAAGCACATGGACGCCAATACCGTCGTGCGTCGCATTGCCCCGCACAAGGATGTGGACGGCTTCCACCCGGTGAACGTGGGGAAGCTCCTCATCGGTGAGAAGGACGGGTTCGCCCCATGCACGCCGGCCGGGGTGCAGGAGCTTCTCGTGCGCTACGGGATCTCGACTTCGGGAAAGGACGTCGTGGTCGTGGGGCGCAGCAACATCGTGGGGAAGCCGATGGCGTCGCTCCTGATCCAGCAGGGTGCGGGAGGCGACTGCACGGTGACGGTGTGCCACTCCCGGACGCGTGACCTCGCGGCGCACACGCGCCGCGCCGACATCGTCATCGCGGCGCTGGGACGTCCGGAATCGATCACCGGCGACATGATCCGCCCGGGCGCGGTGGTGATCGATGTGGGGATCTCGCGCGTCGACGATCCCACCGACAAGCGGGGCTACCGCATCGTGGGCGACGTCCACTTCGAGAGCGCCTCGAAGGTCGCCTCGCACATCACTCCCGTCCCGGGCGGCGTGGGACCGATGACGATCGCGATGCTCCTCAAGAACACCGTGCGCGCGGCGCGGCAGGCGGCGCCGGCACAGCCATCGTGA
- a CDS encoding ribonuclease Y: MNPTFLVAALGVLCVAASAAFFVLGRRAGRSAEVGAQKQAKATAEELSKRIVGDAEREAESMRKSAVLAGKEELIKLREAWEVEARHRRDEVEREERRVDEREAQVEKKMDVLDQRDRDLGRRASDLGRKEKSVAEREQELERLIADERRRLESLAGMSASEAKTELIARLEREAEADAANRIREIRETARKNAEREAKKIVALAVQRIASEHTSEISVSSVALPNDEMKGRIIGREGRNIRAFELATGVDVVIDDTPDTVVVSCFDPIRREVARLSLEKLVTDGRIHPGRIEEVVAKSRKEVDQQIVELGEEAAYETGIHGLHPEIIKLVGRMKWRTSYGQNILDHSKEVAHLAGIMATELGLDVAMAKRGALLHDIGKVLTHEHEGTHVQLGVEVATKYGEHPLIINAIAAHHDDVPHESEISVLVQAADAISGSRPGARREAFETYVKRLEGLEKIASSYKGVDKVYAIQAGRELRVIVTPDGVDDVRMGALADEIARRIEAELQYPGQIKVVIIRETRAVDVAR; encoded by the coding sequence ATGAATCCGACGTTTCTCGTCGCTGCGCTGGGCGTGCTGTGCGTTGCCGCCTCCGCAGCGTTCTTCGTTCTCGGGCGCCGCGCGGGACGCAGCGCCGAGGTGGGAGCACAGAAGCAGGCCAAGGCGACCGCCGAGGAGCTCTCCAAGCGGATCGTGGGCGACGCCGAGCGCGAGGCGGAGTCCATGCGGAAGAGCGCCGTCCTCGCCGGGAAGGAGGAGCTGATCAAGCTGCGCGAGGCGTGGGAGGTCGAAGCCCGCCACCGCCGCGACGAGGTGGAGCGCGAGGAGCGCCGCGTGGACGAGCGCGAGGCGCAGGTCGAGAAGAAGATGGACGTGCTCGACCAACGCGATCGTGATCTCGGTCGTCGCGCCAGCGACCTCGGGCGGAAGGAGAAGTCGGTGGCCGAGCGCGAGCAGGAACTCGAGCGGCTCATCGCCGACGAGCGGCGCCGCCTGGAGTCGCTGGCGGGGATGTCGGCCTCCGAGGCCAAGACGGAATTGATCGCCCGACTCGAGCGCGAAGCCGAGGCCGACGCCGCCAACCGGATCAGGGAAATTCGCGAGACCGCGCGGAAGAACGCGGAGCGCGAGGCCAAGAAGATCGTCGCGCTCGCGGTCCAGCGCATCGCCTCGGAGCACACGAGCGAGATCTCGGTGTCGTCGGTGGCGCTGCCGAACGACGAGATGAAGGGACGCATCATCGGGCGCGAAGGACGGAACATTCGCGCCTTCGAGCTCGCGACGGGGGTGGACGTCGTCATCGACGACACCCCCGATACCGTCGTGGTCTCGTGCTTCGATCCCATCCGGCGCGAGGTGGCGCGGCTCTCGCTGGAAAAGCTCGTCACCGACGGGCGCATCCACCCGGGGCGCATCGAGGAAGTGGTCGCCAAGTCGCGGAAGGAGGTCGACCAGCAGATCGTCGAACTGGGCGAGGAGGCGGCGTACGAGACCGGGATCCACGGGTTGCATCCCGAAATCATCAAGCTCGTCGGGCGCATGAAGTGGCGCACGAGCTACGGACAGAACATCCTCGATCACTCGAAGGAAGTGGCGCACCTTGCGGGGATCATGGCTACCGAGCTCGGGCTCGACGTGGCGATGGCCAAGCGAGGGGCGCTGCTGCACGACATCGGCAAGGTCCTGACGCACGAGCACGAAGGGACGCACGTCCAGCTCGGGGTCGAGGTCGCGACGAAATACGGCGAGCATCCGCTCATCATCAACGCCATCGCCGCCCACCACGACGACGTCCCGCACGAGAGCGAGATCTCGGTGCTGGTGCAGGCGGCGGACGCGATCTCGGGGTCGCGCCCCGGGGCGCGCCGCGAGGCGTTCGAGACGTACGTGAAGCGCCTCGAGGGGCTGGAGAAGATCGCCTCGAGCTACAAGGGGGTGGACAAGGTCTACGCCATCCAGGCGGGGCGCGAGTTGCGCGTGATCGTCACGCCGGACGGAGTGGACGACGTGCGGATGGGAGCGCTCGCCGACGAGATCGCGCGGCGCATCGAGGCCGAGCTGCAATATCCGGGACAGATCAAGGTGGTCATCATCCGAGAGACGAGGGCGGTGGATGTCGCACGATAG